A part of Sus scrofa isolate TJ Tabasco breed Duroc chromosome 15, Sscrofa11.1, whole genome shotgun sequence genomic DNA contains:
- the ANKRD37 gene encoding ankyrin repeat domain-containing protein 37: MQLLDSNPEVDILKQLLETGASVNAPPDPCEQSPVHLAAGGGLSCFLLWQLQTGADLNQQDVFGEAPLHKAAKVGSMECLSLLVASDAQIDLCNKNGQTAEDLAWSCGFPECAKFLTTIKCMQTIKSSEQSNIGHCVPALRQKRNFESEENTNGKRKC; encoded by the exons ATGCAGTTGCTTGATAGCAACCCAGAG GTAGATATTCTGAAGCAACTGCTAGAGACGGGGGCCTCCGTCAACGCACCTCCGGATCCCTGTGAGCAGTCGCCTGTCCACCTGGCTGCAGGTGGCggcctttcttgctttcttctttggCAACTGCAGACTGGCGCTGACCTCAACCAACAG GATGTTTTTGGAGAAGCTCCACTACACAAGGCAGCAAAAGTTGGAAGCATGGAGTGCCTCAGCCTGCTTGTAGCCAGTGATGCTCAAATTGA TTTATGTAATAAGAATGGGCAAACAGCTGAAGATCTTGCGTGGTCATGTGGATTTCCAGAATGTGCCAAGTTTCTTACAACAATTAAATGTATGCAGACAATAAAGTCAAGTGAACAATCAAATATAGGTCATTGTGTTCCAGCGCTCAGACAGAAACGAAATTTTGAAagtgaagaaaatacaaatgggaaaaggaagtgTTG A